The sequence GGCTGAGGCAGAACTCAAACAatggatccttctgcctctaccttccaagggcAAGTATGCATCACTATACCTGTCCACTTCAGAGCCAGAAACTGACTCTGTCCTTTACTGACTCCATCTAAAGAGGAGGTTTTTTTGAACTAAGAGATGCCGATCCGCGTGGCCAGTCACATGTCCACAGTGACAGACCCGCAGAGAGGTGGATCCTTGTCGAAGCTGGAGCAGACAAGGAGAGGCAGGGCACTGAGACGGGAGCACCTCACCACTCCACAGAGCCACCACTGAGCAGCCGAGAAGGACACGGAGCCATCCACGGAGGTGAGGATGGCAGCTGGCGgcctggggtggaggcaggaccaggaagcccatgttggtgtctgaagcCGAAATGTGTATGACAGGGGTggtctgtctcctgtctcctgtcACTGATGACACTCAACAGTGCTGACAGGGATGGGGAGCCTGTGATGGATGGGCTATGGAGCACCCGCCCTTCTAGGCTCAGCTTCCAGAGGCCCCAACACCTCTGCCTGGAGCCTAGAGGCTAACTGAATAGCTTGTTTGGCCCACCGTGTCCTAGAACCAGGTTCTAGCCAAGCCAGGATGGATGGACAAAGGGAACCTGACACCGCATGATGGGGTTTGTGAGGACAGGGATGACCCAACAGGGCAGGCCAAAAGAGAAGATGAGGCGGTCACTCTGATTTCTCACTTTCCAAGCCTGTCTGAATCCCTGGGTCTTTCCCTATGCTTCCCAGGGCCCTTTGCAGCATAGGATCTCACAGGCTTAGCAGGAAGGTTAGAGAAACCCGCGCGTGCTCACCTGAACCCAGTAGCAGAAAGAGCAGGAGGCCGAGGCTCCTGGCTGGTGCCATCAGTAGTCAGCAGAGTCCGGTGGCTGTGTGGCCTCCTGGTCTCAAGCTCTGTCCAACTGGCCTTCCGTCTGGCTGACGCGCGGCCACTGTTTCCTGTGGcctctttcttgttcttcctGCCCAATGAATGGCGCCATCAGTGGGTTGTGAAAGGTGGATGTGGGGAACTGGGCGGCGCTCTGTGACTCACATGTCCCTGAGACCACTTACAGATGGAACTGGGCTGAACTCCAGTCACCCTGCCGGTAGGCAGAATGGAGGTGAAGCCCAGCAGCCACAGGGGTCTCTGGCCAGAGAAGCCCTCAGGTTGAGAGTCAGGCATACCTTCCCCATTTCCCTAGCAAGGCTATCTGAAGCTCATTCctgcctctgcatgtgtgtacgtgtgtgcgtgtgtgtatatgattCCCCTTCTTCCTGCCTGGACCAGCAGTGACCAGCTCGCGGAGGGTGACTGTAACTTCACAGAACTGATAACCGTCGTCTACTAGAGCTGGTTAACTGGTTATATATGCACCTCCTCCACATAGCAGCTCCACACATCCCATGCCCGTGAGAGAGGCCAAGCCGCAGACAGCTCGTGTAGGGTCATGCACAAGCTGATTGCCAGTGTGTGGATTTGATGAGACCTGTAACCAGCCAAGCACACCCATGAGGCCAAAGACACGGAAGGCATGTGAACAAGGCCAGATGCAAACCTAACCTTCTGGGCCCCGAGAAGAGAGGAGAGTTGGCAGGAAAACAGAATACACTGCTGGGCTAGCATCAGGAACGGGCGTGCGGGCCCTTGTGGAGGTAGCCAGGGTCTGGGGGAGGTGATCAGCCTGGCATATCTGTTGtggccactgcctggcctggtgACGCTGCCCGAGCTGTCTGCTGCTTGGCCCCCTCACAGGCATGGGAAAGACTCGTGACATGAGATGTGTGGAGTTGCTATGTGGAGGAGGTAACCAGCCCCAGCATGTGATGGTAATCAGTGCTGTGAAGTTACACCCACCCCGAGCTGGTCACTGCTGGTCCAGGCAGGCAGAAGGagaatcatacacacacacacacacacacacacacacacacacacacacacacacacacacaaacacattcacaacatacacaTGCTTAGGGGAGAGGTGGACCCTACCACTCTGCTGACCCCAAGGAGGTCATGGATAAGGCCCGGCCCTTGGTGTCACAGCCACTCAGATGGACAGAAGACCTTCTTCACTAGCCCCCTCTCAGGTCCAAGCTAGCTCTGCTCCACGCTGGGGTCTTTGGgggagctgtcctctgactcccctTCCTTCCACATGGCCCCCCTGCTAGGCCCTTTGGACCTGAGGGGGTGTGAGAAGGGATGATGGGTCACACTCTTGTTCTGTAGAAGGTGACTGGGGAATATAGCCTGGATTCCCAGGTCAGAATCCAGAAGTTCCTGTGTCCCCGAGCTTCCTCTGACGGGAAGATGAGCGCCACTGGGCCCGCCCCTCCTCCACCCAGCCTCCCCTGGCTGCTTCTCCTAGCTCCGGGCAAGGGCGAGGATGTGTGAGGTGGTGGGTCCTGACATGCCGGGTCCCTGAAAAAGGCCTGGGGATCTGCAGACAGAGGCATGGTGTCCAGTGTTCCTGGAAGGCCAGACAAGGGCagctagggaggtggaggagcCAGGCTCTTCAGAGCTTCTAGAAAGACCCCATGAGACCAGGCACTGGCCTGGGGCCCCCCACATTTCAGGGCTAACAGAACTATAACAATCTCTTCTACCACCTCCACCCCAGCTTATCCCAATGTCTCCCGATCAGCAAGGCCTCAAGCCCTCTGCCAGGCCAGTCAGCATCCCCTGGCTACCCTGGTTGTATCACAACCCAGAAAGGTGTCTTTTAGAGGCTCCTTTGCTTGTCTTAGTGGGAAAGTGTGTTGTCTACAGACCCTCAGCCTAGAAAGAGCCACCAGGACCAAAGGAGCCCCTTAAAGCCATTAGGGATCCCATCCCCTCATCTGAGCCAGCCTTGAAACCAGAAAGAAGTTCAGGGAAGAGGAAACTTGGGGCAATGCTTTCTGCCTGTGAGAGGGGGCAGTGTGTCAGTCAATGGGGTTCAAAGAGACCCTCTCACAGGGACCTTGAGGCCTACAAGCACTAGGATCCTGCTGGGTGGCCAGCAGGATACTGTTCAGGCAGAGGGGCTTgggaagagttggttctttcctcaTGAATAGGGATATAAGAACTCCaaagtaagccaggcatggtggcaaacgcctttaatcccaacactctagaggcagaggcaggcggatctctgtgagttcgagagcagcctggtctacagagtgagttccggacagccagagctacatagagagacctgtctcaaaaaaacaaacaaacacacacacacacacacacacacacacacacacacacacacacacacacaccaaataaacccAAAGTAGAATCAGGAGCCACTAAAGTTGTGGAGGAAGATCGGAGAGATACACGGCACCAGGAGCTCCCACATGCCAAGATCCCTGCAGGTCCCCCAATCTGCCACATTCATGCCATGGTGTGAGAATCACCAGTGTACCTAGAACAGCCAAGACAGCTTCCCACTCACCTTGTCCGGTCACAGAGTACCGGGACTAGTTTACTTCCCAGCTTCTCCTGGAGCATcggatggtgggggtggggtgtgcgtGTGGACCTGGGCTGATCCCAGACTTCAAATACGGAGGAATtacctttccccctccctcccaccaccccTCCCTCCTTTGCTTGActgtctcactatacagcccaggctggtcttgaactctcaacCCTTATGCCTcagcatctcaagtgctgggattgcaggagcaCCACACCCTGCGTTTTATACCTCTTTATACTTGAACACAGACGGGGACACTCACACATGTCTAATGCGTGTTGCATAACGGGGAGGGGAGATTTGAGGCGCAGGCTAGAAGCGGGGTTGGGAGAAAAACGGAATCATTTCATTTTAGCAGCCCACCTGCTCCAGACTGGTGGCCAAACTGGTCCGTGTATCACATGACCAGTCAGAGTCTGAACTCGGCTCTCAAGAGTGACCTCTTTGGCTGGGGGCCGTTTCACAGGTCCAAAATTGTAAGATCAATGGATTTTATGTCCCAGTCTGCACCCCGTGAAAGGCCAATGATGTGGTACCTGGGTCCTCCTCCACATCAGCAATGTCCAGTTACAGCCGATAGTCATGATCTCCAGTGTACTGTGGCCACGCCTCTGCCCAGCACCACCCCAAACAGCCGCCAGCAGCccatttctctgttttcctgACTGAGAAAGTGTCCCCAGGTGCCTTCTTTCCCACACTGCCCTCTTCTTTCCTGATTGGCCCCAAGACATCTGACTCAGCAATGTTAAAAATagaagaagcacacacacacacacacacacacacacacacacacacacacacacacacacacacacaagacagaaaCTCTCCAGACTGTTGCTTTGCCATGGCAGCAGATAAcagctgatttttatttttcttctcgaCAATCTCCTACAATTTCCAAACTCTCTACAAAGAGCTTTAATATCAAAAGACAAATGAATTGGTATTTAAAAAGAGCATCCTTCCCAACTTGAAGGCTGAGGTCAAGATGAAATGCTACCTCCTGCAGGAAGTCCTCCTGGATTCCCAGTCACGAGCGGTGGTTCTCCAGCCCTATAACTAAAGCTCCAGGACATTGTGGAAGCTTTCAAGGGCTACTGCCAGGTCTGGTTATCTACGTTTTTTACCACCCAGCACAAGACCAATGTGTGTTAGTAGGTCAGAATTCACAATAGGCAGTGAGTGTCCTCAGATTCATCTGCTGTGACTGGAAGATTTCCCCTCAGGAGACCATCAACCTCCGCCAATGTCACCAGAGAGAGCTGTCTTGGTGTTTAGAATGTTGGGTTGAAAAAAGCCCCATTTCCCACAGTTCTTGCCAGAGGGAGGTGTCAGCAGAGGCGGAAACTCCTCTGCGGTGTGAGCAAAGGGGAGGCAGCTTGGAGAGAGGCTCAGAGGCTTGCCCTGGTCCAGCCCAGGAACCTGCCCTGAGCCAGAGGTGGCAAAAGGCCAAGGCCCACAGCAGATAGACGTTTATAGCAGCTCCTGGGAACTGCTATCCCCAAAATCACAGCATTGGCCTGGGACCCCAAGCTGCAGGTGGGGGCTAGGGGAccacagaggaggagggggtggggaaggaagaggagggctggcaggcaggtgGGGGAGGTGCTTACCTCCTGAGCGGTTCTGGCTCCAAAGCTTCTCCCAGCCCCATCCACCCTCAGGGCCACCCTCGGGATCaaaagtcagaggcaggcagagggctgCGTGGCGACCACAGGGACAGAGCGGCAAGAGCCAAGGCAGCTGTGTCTCAGGCAGGGGCGACCGTTAGGATGAGTCATCCTCCAAGATCTAACCTGACCCTAGCTTGGGCCCGCAAGTCTCGACGCCCAGCAGCAACAGCTGGGCCCAGAGGTGACCAGTAAGGCAACGAAcgcctcagcctcagcctgatACAGCTGTGAGGACAGCCCCACAGCGAGCATGGCAGTGTGCGTCGGGGACCAGATCTGGGAGCGGAGAGGTCCCCAAGGCCAGCTAGGTGTCTATCTATCAGAGCAACCGCCCTGTCCTTCCAAGGACCAGTACGCCACTAACCAGCAAAGGCTGGCACAGCACCGAGCCACAGACAATGTGAGCAGATGCCATGCATGTGTCCTCCCACGGGGAGGTGGGGCGGTGGCCTAGATGCGGCTGGAAGAGGTGCTGCCGGAGCTGATGGGGAGCTTGACGCTGTCCGAGTTGCTCTTCAGAGGGGAGGGACCACCTCGGGCCTGGAACCGCATGGACCAGTACCACAGGAAGATGAGGAAGCCTGTGGGCAGCAAGGCACACGCACCATCAGTGGCCAGACCCCAACTGGCCCTTGGTCCCCTCTCAGAGTCCCTCTGTGCCAAGGGTCCAGCCACACACTCATGGCCCTGGAGCCACTCGGGATGAATCAATACACTGAGACATATCAGCGGTTCCGCACTGGCCTTACTCAGAAGTGCTGGGAATCTCTGATCCGTACCTCATAGGGGACAAGATGGAGATGTCTAACAACAGGATTTGGGAACCAATCTGCTCACCCTATTCCATCCCACGGTGAGTCCACTGACTCTGGCATGGCCATGTGACCCCTGTTCagtcagcacagccaagtgcagaggtGTATAGtcctttgtgtctgagtatgggAGGCACGGGGTGGAGGGGTGTGGACCCTACTGGTCTCCAGCTGGGGCCTCCAGgatcctccctccagccctcactgcctgacctccagccacactcccctccccatcctcccaacACTTGTTCTAACCACAGAGCTTTTTCTTTTGACCTGGAGCTCCTATACCAGAGCTCCCTGACCTGTACCACAGACAGGACGCCCTAGGCATCTTGTAAGATgcaaaaagaggggctggagagatggctcagaggtcaagagcactggctgttctaccagaggtcctgagttcaattcccagcacccacatggtggctcacaaccacctgtaatgagatctggcgccctcttctggcctgtaggcatacatgcagacagagcactatATAtgtaataactaaataaatcattaaaaaaaaaaaagatgcaaaaagCATCAGTGTGTCTGAGTGAGCTACAGTTTGCCTTTCCAACAAGGCCCCTGTGATTCTGACACTGTTGACTCAAGACCACGGTCCACTCCAACCCGGATGCCACGCTTGCCGTGGTCTGCCACAACTCTCCTACTCTCTGAGTCTCACTGGTGGCTGCACACTTTTTTGACCACACTGTCTCCTGCACGAGGACTGAGAGGGCTGCTCATGCCACAGCCCTGGGGCTTAGCATGGGGCTGCacatagtaagtgctcaataaagcCCTGTCCTGCATGTGGCCTGGTGCACTCATTTTGGAACGAGacagctgaggcccagagaagggaGCATTTGGGGTTCCCTGGGCGTCTCTCCCCTTTGCTCCACGTGTGGACATCGTACCAGTTGGAGGGGCAAGGCCCTCATCATGCCTACCTTGGAAGGAAGTTATGATGCTGAAGAGGTAGAGGATGACAAGCTGGAAGGTACCGGAAGCAAAGGAGAAGAAGACCAAGGCCCAGGGAAGGCCAAGGACCAGGCTGAGACCCAGCAGAGTCAGCACGTGAGGCCACTTCTGGCTGTGGGAACGAAGCCGCAGGATCTGCACCACCATGGTGGCCAGCATGGCCGTGTTGAACAGGAACACCAGGCTGAAGAGGCCTAGGTTGGTGACATAACCAACCAGGGAGTCCCGGATCCAGCACCTGGGCGAGAGTGGGcgtctcagcacacaggaggctcagTTAGGAGTGGGAAGGGCGGCCGGGCCCTGGAGGGTGCTGGGCTAGGCGTTGGGACTACTCATCGGTTACAAGTACCGCTGGCTTTCTGTCCTCGTGCCATCTTAGAAGTTAactatcatttttaattatgcgtATGTGTCTACATGTGGGTATGTTCCCATGAGTGCTGGTGCACGTGGagaccacagaggtcagaggtgtcagaacttttggaactggagtcacatgtGGCTGTGGGCTGCCTGatccgtgggtgctgggacccaaactcaggtcctctgcgagagcggTACGCACTCCTAACCGCTGCCATCTTTGGTGGTGTTTTTAAAGACATACCTCGGTATCCAGTCAGATAACTTAAAAGAAGGAAACCGTATTCTTGATGGTACAAGGCTGAGGCAAACCCACCAGGtctggtgctggggtgggggtggggcacaaaTGTCGTCTACATGGACCCAGTGGAAAGCATTCCTTCCAGGTCTGGTGCTCAAGAGCCCTGGCTTCGGGTCCAGTTTCAGGATGTCCACTGCCAGCCGGCGTAAAttaggagggcagaggagggctcctcctgaccccacccccacatcaacCCCACTCCCCTATCAGCTGAGCCACAGTGTGGCCAAGAGTGAGCCCCCATGCCCTCTGAGCCAGTGGATGTGGCAAGGGAGCCTGGTGGAAGGCCGTGGGGCCCAGCACCTCTCCACTGAGGTTCAGAGAAGGGCCGGGCTCTGCACATAGGCACCTGACTGCTGAGGGGCAGACTTGGCCTCTCTTAGTCCCTGTGGTCCTTGGCCCTGGGTTCTGGCCACTGCCGGGCCCATTTCTCCAGTTCACTGGAGCCGATAGCTTCCTGGTCAGCATGACCAGGTGAGGCTGCTGTCCccgtccctccctcctgccccctgccaCAGCTACTCACATGGAAGGGTAGATGACGCGCTCCGGAGTCCGGCGCACAGCCAGGATGATGGGGCCATAGTTATTCACATCGACCAGCGCCACCAGAGTGACCAGGAAGACAGGAAAGCCTGTGGGCAGCAAACAGAGGCgctggctccaccctctgagCCCCTTTCCTCTGCTCCCAGTGGACCCGAGCAGGTCCGCTCTGGTTTCCCATAACGGGTAGGCTCTCTTTCAGCTTTGCCCTTGTCCCTTCCTGAGCCTCCAGGAGAAAAGGCCTGTGGTTGAGGCATGATCAAACAGGGAAGATGAGAGGATGCTGGGGCTGTGGGGGTGCACAGAAAGAGGACACCAGGGACTCTGGCAGAGAGGACAACTCGGACTCACTAATGAGTAGAAATGGAAAGTGCCATGGGAGCCCCTTCACAGAGCCACGGCTGCCGTAGCCAGCGGGCCTTTGGTGAATCCTCGGCAGAAGGTGAATGGGAGGGCCgcaggaagagcaggcagtggggTCAGTGGTGTGGGGAGGTCAAGGTCTGGGCAATGTCCAAAGTGACCCACGGCAGGAAACTCTGGGTCACAGTCTGACTTGAGTAGTGCAGGTCACGGGTAAAGTGAATTGTCACTAGCCAAGAACAAAGGCCAAAGCCACAGAAACCCTGCCGCGTAGGTTTTTGGGGATCCCCTGGAGCCATTGCTAGCCTAAGTGTCCCCAGGCCAGGTGGAGGAACCGGTTGGTCTCCCTCACAGGGAAGGGCAGAGCCTGCTGTCTGTGGACCGTGGATGAGACGGTGGGCTCTGGGACCGCTCTCCCCTGCCACTTACCCCAGCCCACGATGCTGAGCTTGAGCAGGTAGCCAGGGACGTAGGTATCGAAGACCTCTACCACCAGCCGGTAGAGATTGTAGCCCTCGAGGCCCATCCAGGAGAGACAGGCAAGCAGGGAGAAATGCAGGAAGATGGCGCTGGTGCGGCAGGCTGCTTCGGAGCCTGCCAGAGCCACGGGCTCGCTGAGCAGGAAGCTCACATCCagcaggaagacagccagcaGCAGGTTCATGTGCACCTTAATGGTGTAGTCACGCGACTTCCTCCTACAAGGAGCACGTGCCGGTGGGCCAGGGCAGGGACCGGGGCAGGGCTCTGTTttgttctccctccttccccccccttCCCTGTGCCCCTCTTCCCGAAGCCTTCCATGTCTGCTCCATGGCTGTCTCCCCGTGTGACTATGAAGTAACTGCGGACATCTGCCCAGCAGCACAGTGTGGTGTACCTGTACCCCAGGATTCTAAGGAGTTCCAGAGTTGCAGACACTGGCCCCAATATAACCATCCTCTCTATACTGCCCTGGGCTGGTCCAGTCCACCTCAGACCGCCTTCTCCTCTACACAGTGAGAGGATGGGGCTGGCACAGTGTCGGATGCAGGAAGCGTGCATTTCCTATTATTCCCCGGCCCCTGTGCTCAGGGTtctgcccacctcagcctccACAAAGCCGCTCCCTGTCCTCAGAAGTGCATGCCTGGCCTTGGTGTGCAGCTGCAGATGCACCTGGTCATGACGCACCTGCTTATGACACACCTGTACCCAGctccacccctcctcctgctccaggaCAATAGAAGACCTGCTGAGCGTCTCCTAGAGCCAAGGGTGTTTCTCCTCCCCCCAGGCAGGCCCAGGGCCGAACTGACCTCAATGTAGGCTACGTCACACACTGACAATTAGACAACCTCTGCCATTCCCTCACTGCGAGGCCTCAAAAGTCTGCGACCCCCTTTGAACAGTGTGTGGCATGTGGCTACTCCGTGGGAAGTCACCTAGTCCGTTTCCATCTCCATTGTGCTGTCGTTACCCCGTGTGCCCTGTAGCTTGGGTTCTAACTATGCAGCTCCTCAGTGCCAAGGCTGCATCAGCTAATGTTACCGTTGGCATCCAACGGCCCCTGGGTGAGGCGGGCAGCAGGCAGCCCACCCTCGGCTTCCCAACAATGCACATCTTTTGGATAAAGCGAGCCCAGACAGGCGTCCTAGCCTACAGGGAGGAAGCGGAGCTACCCTACTTCCTCTGGCCTACCTGGAGCAGAGGTAGGCAGCAATGGTGAAGACACAAGCCAGAGCGGAGATGACACAGCCCACGTAGGACAGGAGCGTGAGGTAGTGCTTGTGAGTGGCTTCTACCTCCATGGACGACACCTGTGTGGGGACAAGATGGCCGGCTCAGCATGCTCCCCTCCCCACTGGCCAGTGCATGCTCCTGAGCGGGCTGGAGCTAGCAAGCCCCTCCCACCTGAACGCCCCTCTGGGGGCCTCTGTGACTTCCTCCCATCCCAGACAGTCTCTGACCCCCAGAGACCAGGAATCATCACCCGAGACGTAGGCTCTGGCCCAGCCTGAGCCGCACAAAGCCCTAGCGGAGGCAGCTTCAGCTGGGGATTGTCCATTTGACAATGGTATCGGGCACCAGCTGCCAGTAGAAGCTGTGACCAGAATTTGAATTCTCCTGGGACCACTGAAGCTGCTGCAGGCCTGTGGCGCAGGAGATGCTCACCATGTGTGCTGGGAAGAGCTGGTGTCAGGTAGAGTATGTATTTTTGACTTGGCATATTTTCTCCTCACAGTGGGTTTTTCGGGATGTAACCACATTGCGAGTCAAGAAGAACCTTTGTTTCTACGGTGTCCAACACAAAGGTAAGCTCTCCAGCTTCCCATGCCAAGGGATTCTGGGAGCATGAGGTTGGGTCAATAAAGCCCTTGAGATTTGGAGGCTACCCGAGCCCATCTTATGCCTTCTGGTTGGGGGCATATAAGAAAGAGTTTCCCGGCCCAGGCCTGTGGGTGGGAATCTGCATTTTCATCACACACCAAAACCTGAGCACTAATAACGAACAAGCACTTCATTGACCATCCGCTAATGACCTGTGCAGCCTCAGATGTGTTACTCGGGCTCCTCTGAAGCAGGACGATGAGGGGAGCGACCTTGGGTGGTTACTTGGGATTAAATGAGTCAATGGGTTCCAAGTACGTAACAGCACACGAGCTTGGCCTGTGGCCGGACTGCAAGAGAGCTGTGGCGGAGATACCTACCATCAACACTGCAAAGTAGGTCAGGTGGCTGCACAGGCAGGATGTCTGCGTGTCTCTGTGGACAGTCTCACAGCCTGCACTGCTCCAGCTGCCAGGGCTGCTCGCTGAGGGGAATCCATGGGACTCTGGTCAACCACCATGCTCTCCATACAGACTGGACCACTCCTGCAAGCTTGTCCTCCACCAACAGACCCCTGGCCTCCATCGCTCCCTCCTCTAATCCATCCCTGGGGGTCCTCATCCCTCCCAGGGACCCCTTCGTACTCACATGTTGGGTCTTCAACCCAGAACACACACTGCAGAGTCACATTCTTCTGTGGGGACAGGAAGAATGGGCACTCCATCATTCATCCTGTTTCTGCCATAGTCCGCTCCCCAGGTTTCTCTGCAGCCCACCCTGTGTTCTCTTTGCCCACCTCCCATGCTCCCTCTATAGCCCGCCTTAGTATTCTGTCCAGTCTCCTTTACCTTTCATTCCTTCTATGGCCCACGCTTCATATTCTCTTCACAACCCACCGGgcactccttcccctcccccaatctgGGACCTGGCAGTCGGATGCCCTCAGCCAGGCCACCTTTCCGTTACAGACAAGCGAGCTGGGAGGGttgggagcaggaagggactcAGCCCTATGGTGGGCTTGCTCACACTTACCGGCTGTGGCTGGTGCCGGAAGGTGAGTACCACGGGCTCGGAGAGGTTGCTAATTTTGGTGTTCTGCACAACAATACCCAAGACCTTCTCACCCAAGACTTGGCTGGAATTCTTGTCCTAGGTGTATGAGGTTgggagggggggaaggaacaGGTCAGAGGTTTAAGGCTGAGAAGAAAAGCTAAGAAGACCTCCACCCGCTCTTGCGAGACTACAGTCACTCCTAGGACTTTGCTTTGGGAGCCTGGTGGGTCATTCTACACTGCCGTGAGAACAGCACCACTGACACCTCCCCCAGGAGTTTTTTGCATGGCAGTGCCCTTTCTGCTTTTATGGGAGAGGCCTGGGCTCCTGGAGGCGAGAGATTAGTTACTGTCTTCCCCCCTCTCTGTCAGATATACAAAACCAGCTCCCCAAGGGGAGACGCCGTACTTGGAACAGGGCTTGGCTGCTGAAGTCCACTACGAGGAGCCTCTTGGCGCCATCCCCACGACGGCCTCTGGACTGCTGGAAGAGGGCCCGGGGCAGCAGCACCGAGTACGCCTGGACCTCACTCTGCTCCTCCTGCAGATCAAGGACCCTTAGTGCCCGGCCCAGCATATGCCCCAGCTTCCCCACAACCTTGCACCAAACAACCCCCTTCTAATCACTGTGCTCTGGGCAatgccacagaggccagggagtCAGGTGATAGGAGTCTAGGCCAGGAGGCCCTCAGCGGAGTCTTGTAATCTGGGTCTTCCAACGCCAGCTCTCCCATGGGCTGTGGGTTGTCCCTGGACCCAGGCAAAGCCAAAGGGTGCCATGCTAGATGGAGTGCTCCCATCTTCCCTTTTGCCCACCCCACCCTAGGTCACCTGACCTGCTGCTGGGAGTGGATTTGCAGATCCTCTAGCCCGGCTGTGGGTGGCAGCTTCCACACTGTGGCATTGACCAGGTCCTCCTCAAAGGATACTGTGTCTCCCGCGAAGTTCACAGAGGTCAGCTTTGACTCGAGGCTCTGTAACTGCCTGGTGTGGAGGAGAACATGGTAGGTAGCAGAGGGAAGGGCCAGGGCCGGGGATCTGATACACGGGACAGGcaggaacagagaggagaggggccCAAGGGCAAAGGACACGAGGCAGCTGGGTGTGGAAATGAGGGAATGGTAGCAAGGGACATTGTTCTGGAATTCAGTCCATGGCTCTGACC is a genomic window of Peromyscus maniculatus bairdii isolate BWxNUB_F1_BW_parent chromosome 5, HU_Pman_BW_mat_3.1, whole genome shotgun sequence containing:
- the Adgrg1 gene encoding adhesion G-protein coupled receptor G1 — its product is MAVQQLWPMVYFLLSLFLLAPGAHGGSPREDFRFCGQRNQTKQSHLHYDQISELYISVWNTEEALTIRAPFPAAPNSSHFFPEPRGLYHFCLYWSLHTGRFHLRYGKNDYLLSSRASSLLCFRKQEQSLEQGAPLLATSVSSWRSPQNSSLPEAASFLFSFHNAPQKVSHNSSVDLCDLKKELQLLNRFLQHPQKAPRRPSAALISQQLQSLESKLTSVNFAGDTVSFEEDLVNATVWKLPPTAGLEDLQIHSQQQEEQSEVQAYSVLLPRALFQQSRGRRGDGAKRLLVVDFSSQALFQDKNSSQVLGEKVLGIVVQNTKISNLSEPVVLTFRHQPQPKNVTLQCVFWVEDPTSSSPGSWSSAGCETVHRDTQTSCLCSHLTYFAVLMVSSMEVEATHKHYLTLLSYVGCVISALACVFTIAAYLCSRRKSRDYTIKVHMNLLLAVFLLDVSFLLSEPVALAGSEAACRTSAIFLHFSLLACLSWMGLEGYNLYRLVVEVFDTYVPGYLLKLSIVGWGFPVFLVTLVALVDVNNYGPIILAVRRTPERVIYPSMCWIRDSLVGYVTNLGLFSLVFLFNTAMLATMVVQILRLRSHSQKWPHVLTLLGLSLVLGLPWALVFFSFASGTFQLVILYLFSIITSFQGFLIFLWYWSMRFQARGGPSPLKSNSDSVKLPISSGSTSSSRI